From a single Arachis hypogaea cultivar Tifrunner chromosome 3, arahy.Tifrunner.gnm2.J5K5, whole genome shotgun sequence genomic region:
- the LOC140183155 gene encoding serine/threonine-protein phosphatase 7 long form homolog, which yields MAKRQKARDVDRPELHIVNYLANPDYSSRMMTCDHPLPPDRYHPSVEDHLRVTGFYHASQIGVVQGQKALINALVERWRPETHTFHLPIGECTVTLEDVAVILGLPTNGLPVTGMTLSSFEALEGECFHQFGVAPRKADCRGSGIKMTWLRNLKERIQLTDENSMQRYVKCHIMLLLGTILLGDKSGASMHWKFLPLLRDFHSISNFSWGSACLAHLYRSLCRASRYDCKEIDGPLTLLLCWFWIRLPYLAPPTREPRSFPLANRCRNWERGDNRYRYLSLAHFRNALDEVQEGQFVWVAYGVDRIDPGIIPEDIFLHAVVWSATVPLISFETIEWHATDRIRRQFGLVQGVPSEETNLGRAHGETLAGPKNLDWATAPSHSCWIMRWTNRYNFILREYVDPSHHPLDVYMDWYRARYGNHLRLSNVVVQENDEGEQPSNGR from the exons GATTAT AGTTCACGGATGATGACATGTGACCACCCACTGCCTCCTGATCGGTACCATCCAAGTGTAGAGGATCATTTACGGGTTACTGGGTTTTATCATGCCTCTCAAATTGGGGTAGTTCAAGGACAGAAAGCATTGATTAATGCTTTAGTTGAGAGGTGGCGGCCGGAAACACACACCTTCCACCTTCCGATTGGTGAGTGCACAGTGACCCTGGAGGATGTTGCTGTTATTTTGGGTCTCCCGACGAACGGTCTTCCGGTGACGGGGATGACGTTGAGCAGCTTTGAAGCATTGGAGGGTGAGTGCTTCCATCAGTTTGGGGTTGCACCAAGAAAGGCCGACTGCAGAGGGAGCGGCATAAAAATGACATGGCTTAGGAATCTAAAAGAACGTATACAACTGACTGACGAAAACAGTATGCAGAGGTACGTCAAGTGCCACATTATGTTGTTGTTGGGTACTATCTTACTTGGAGACAAGTCAGGCGCATCTATGCACTGGAAGTTTTTGCCTTTGCTCCGGGATTTTCATAGTATCAGTAATTTTAGTTGGGGATCGGCATGTTTGGCGCACCTGTACCGGTCCTTATGCCGGGCCTCTCGTTATGATTGTAAAGAAATCGATGGTCCGTTAACACTGCTGCTATGTTGGTTTTGGATCCGCCTACCCTATCTTGCGCCCCCTACTAGGGAACCACGCAGTTTTCCACTTGCAAACAG GTGTCGCAACTGGGAGCGTGGTGACAATCGGTATAGATATCTTAGTCTCGCCCACTTTAGGAATGCCTTAGATGAAGTTCAGGAAGGGCAG TTCGTGTGGGTTGCTTACGGGGTGGATCGCATTGATCCGGGCATAATCCCAGAAGACATATTCCTGCACGCAGTAGTCTGGAGCGCTACGGTTCCGCTGATTTCATTCGAAACTATTGAGTGGCATGCAACCGATAGAATCAGAAGACAATTTGGTTTGGTTCAGGGTGTTCCCTCTGAGGAAACAAATCTGGGAAGGGCACATGGAGAAACACTTGCTGGTCCTAAGAATCTTGACTGGGCCACAGCCCCGTCCCATTCATGTTGGATTATGCGCTGGACAAACAGGTATAATTTCATTCTGCGTGAGTATGTGGATCCTTCACATCATCCGTTGGATGTTTACATGGACTGGTATCGTGCACGATATGGCAACCATTTGAGATTGTCAAATGTTGTGGTTCAAGAGAACGATGAAGGTGAACAA CCCAGTAATGGAAGATGA